aaaaaaaaccctcaCGAGAGTTAAAAAATGTACAAAGCACACGAACACTCAAAGCAACGAAGACCAGCGGCCGCgccttgaatttttgtttctatccTTTACTTTCGGTATAATATGTAAATACATTGATGCTCGCATCGTAATCAATTTCCTCTGCTCCTCTTCCCGTGGGCGATCAGTCGAAACCAATATTTATGATTTATTCATAGACGACTGTAATAAAATACTAGAATTCTTCTAAGATTGTGTGTGTTCAATTGCTGCCGGTTTCGATCGAAACACCACGACGATACGCGACGAAATAGGAAATCTTGAAGCTTTGCTGCACCGTTGAGTGTTTGTGTGTTCTCATTTTTAGGAAGGCAGGAAGGTTTAGGTGGCAGAAACTGTGAGGTTCTCAATTACCACATGTCTACCCGATGAACGTCATCATCGCTAGAATGTCTGTAATAATTgtcaaaaaattcatttaattcaaaaatttcaattgctcattattttttaaagaaatagtACCTGGAACGATCGGCCTCGGCTGCTGCACTGATTTTCGCTGAAACGGTCGCTAATGAGGAACGCTGCTTATAACTGCCCGTCCTGTCCAAATGAATGGCATCAGCTTCTTCGTTGGATATCCGCCTCATTGGCGTGGAAGCCCCGGAACCTCCTGTTGTGGAGGTCGACGGACACGCCGGAGACGGAGCGATGTGGAAAGCCGATTTGATGATGCTGACGATACTCGTCCGCTCTGGCCGCTCTGGCTCATCCCAATCTTCTAGCGCTCGATCGATATGCGATTGCCGCAACGAACTGTTCCGGCTGAATCGTGACTCGTGCGAATTCTGGCGTGACGCTGACGCCCGGAAGTTGACGGTTGTGATGGGTATGTTCTGTACCCTTtccaactcttcttcttccgactCACTGGACGATGACTTTTCCGACTCCCAAATGGGTTCTGCTATGGTTGTTTTGATGATTGGTGGCTCCGGCGTCATGCTGTGAACATCCGGAAGTGTTTCCACTTCTGACGTGTCCAAAGACGGACCCAGGGCAGCGCTGGATGGATGTAATGTGTTTCCGTAGACATTGACGTCGCGGAATCCCACCGATTTCGTCGATTTACGAGACTCGGACCGTGACGTCGGCCGCGTCGGTCCAGTGCTGAATGTCCTGTGCGGATATCTCCACGGCGATTTCGGCGGGTCGAGTTCCATCGACGGATTATCCAAGCCGAATTTCATCTCGTTGTTGTCGCCACCGAGCGCCCCATTCTGACGCTTGGAGAAGCGACGGAAGATCCTTGACCCGAAATTGGCGATCGGCTCTTCGAATCTCGATCGCCTTTTTCCGACCTTGGTGTCGTGACTCTCCTCGATGATTATGTGACGGTCGTAAGGCGTGTCGTAATCCAGTTCAATGACGGTCGAGAACTTATGGGGGTAGGCGATTTCCACCAAGGTGATGATCAATCCCATTAACGAAACGAGCAGCCCTGGAACCAATTGAAATTGTGAGTTTTTAGGGTGAGAAAATATCGAAGGCTTCGCATGTCGTCCATACCAGCGGCAAGGACGAGCCAGAAACACCAGCCGTAAGTGAAACTGATGATGGTGTCTTCGAAGCGGATGAGCAGCGGCCGACTGGGTACGTTTATGAAGTAAATCAAGTTGGAAAGGAGCATGAGGCCGCCGGTGAGGAGCATCATGTAACCTCCGTAGACGGGCACAGTCACCAGCATAATGTTCATCAGTAACCAAGCGGCGAACGACGCCCTAAATAAACCAATGAATGAATAGAGCTGCCACGCCCGTTCCCAAGTGCTTGTGTGAGACGAGCGAATACTTAATTAGTTaaacagagagagagtgagtCGATGAaatcgtaaaagaaaaatacatcaGTTGGGCAAAGCAggtgagaaaagaaaacagaactcGAGTTTTCACGTAGCCGCAAAGTCCTTCTGCTTTAAAGTCGAGTTCTGCTGAAATGTCTTGGGAATGCGTAAGGTGCGTTATGGAACTTTGCGGTTCAGTTGCGGCTGGATCATTTTCAACAACGGACAACGATTTTCCCTTTCGAGAGTGGTCGCCCGAATAATCCGCATCGTGCAAAACAATACTGTGAACTATAACTATAATCTTCGCtacggaaataaaaagaaatactcTGAAATAACAACTAccgctttcctttttttcttcggatATCTACTAGCCCTTGTTTTGTGATGATAATTAAGTCAAATGAAAGGCGTCAtaatccttaaaaaaaagcgaaacTTTGGAAGGTGCGCGCCGGATCATTTCTAACGACAGGTGGATAACAAAACCGGCCGTTCTATTAAAATGTCGTTGAATAGAAATTTCAAATCCGTAACTAATGTTTGCAGCATTAACCGTTTGGATGAATCGCCAGacaataattcaaaatttcactAAAAGTTATAGAACGTTAAACTTAAGGAGCAATGCATAAATATTTATTGGGACATGTTATAACACGTTTTTTCAATATTCGAcccattacttctattttccattttgttgaCTCTTCCTCTCTTTTTATTGCTTCATCGTTTGCAACACCCACCCAAAGTGTTTAGTAGTTTATCTGGTTGCCAAGTGTGCGTTTCTCAATTCACAGTGTGTGAACTTTACTTTACTTGAATGGTGTTGAAAAACTGTTTGCAGCAGTGACTTTGTGTTACGGACAAAGATTTTAGAAAAGGCTGTGGGCGGCATGACGGCAATCAACTTTGCGGATCAACTTCCTTTTCGGTAAGTCGTGATTCTTTGAGCTATGCACACTGTGAGTCCCACTCGAAACGCCCACCTAGACTCAGATATTTCCGGTTTTAATTTGTCATGGGGTCAAAATGAGAGCGCCACCCACTTAAAACTGCTTAATACTTTTCACGAAACGGTAGTAAAgtatattttgttatttgtcaGTGTAGATGTTTCCAACAGTGGGACGATTTATCGAAGCGTTGCGAAATTGAAACGAATTTGAATATCTTGCCAAACCAACttgactttttttgttctcttgagatttttcttccctttcttcttcaaatggGCCGTTATTACAGGTGAAAGTCGCTTTGGGGCAAGTGTGCCAGCCATTAGAAAGTGAACACACTCTTTTCGCACGTCATATTTATCCCTTttctctcgtttctttttactGGCCGTAAATAGACTGTccgtttaaatttaaacattgtGCTGAAGATGTTGGCACTTGGACGACTAATAAAAGGATCTATAAGGGCCAACAAGTAGTTTATGTCATTTCCTGCTAGTCTGATACAACCACTTTATGGATGGATGTATTAGATCAGGAGTTAAATGACCTAAATTCACATCAGGTACTAGAGAGTGGCTGTTATAACTGCTATAGGGTTCACTCACGAAAAATAAGGAATGAAATTATAGCCAGACTGGCGGCTGTGCGAAAATTTCCGATTCAATCGACGTGTCCCTTTTCTGTTATTCTTGTTGCTAAGGCTATTTTAACTTCCCGGGTCATTGAAATAGAGTAACTGGACACTGGGGAATTGAGTCACTATTTTGAAAGTAAATATTACAACGGAGCAATTTTCACGAAGGggaggttttttttatgataatGTTTTTCGATGGGTAGTACCCAACATTCTTTGAAGTAATGCCGGATGTGAATAATGAGCTATTCATTTGGAATTGAGGGtcgtaaaatagaaaaaaaagggcgatCATAAAATGTCGACGATAACCACAAAAGATAGGGGGGTTGCAGAAAATGGCATTCCAACTCTATTATCTTTTtctgggcttttttttttatttgagcgCTTACCACAAGGCGATGCAGCTGTAATAGCCGGCTTGGCGATAGGTTCGTCCCCATCCGAAACCTTCTTCGTTCAAGCTGAGGTATTCGGCCACAGTTAGGATGGGATACGGTAAGCCTTTATGCAAGGCTTTATGGTAACCATCCACCATATCATCGGGTCCTCTCCAACCGAATCGCTCGTTGTAATCGATCCGGTCGCTCAAATTAAACACGCCAGCAGCTTCGAACAAAAACAAGTCGATTAGTATCGAATTCGAGCCGATGATTTTGTGTGGTTAAATAGCTTACAGCGAAGAGTGACATTGACGTGATTGAATCCAATGTGGATTCCCAATTTGGCGATTATTTTCTCGTTGGAGAAGGCGCGGTAACTGCTCGTGATTTGCCCTTCTCCGGTGTGCCATCCGCATCCGTTGCCGGTAACTGAAAGTAAAAGTatacaaaattttcatttaatctATTCTCTCTCTTGATGGATTTATGGGCCGTTTGTGCGTGTCTGCTGGGAGTGTACAGAAATTGTTGTTGTCTATTGTAAAAAAGTCACGCTTGATTGTCTGTACGTGCAATTAGTCATGCAGTGCAGCGACCTCGTCTCTTTTTTGGGCTGTAGATTGTTTCCTTGTAGAAAAATGGGGCGCTAGTGGGAAAAGAACAAGAGGAATCGGGCCTATGCCACGCTTGAATAGAGAATGTGTTTTGTGTTTGATTTCAAGGTAAATTTAGACGGGACGGGAGCGAGCACGACCTTGAAAGTTCtcttttcatttcgtttttcaaaAGCAGGAGCGCGGTGTATATCAACAACTCTTATCCATATACCTTATGTCTACTATCTCCTACCTTTTTCCTCCTATACCTTCTCTCCCCCCTTATCATAACGCTGGGCCTATGTTACACCTTTCGAAGGCCGCGTACAAAAGTTTTGTTCCTCTTTTTCGGAGGCTTGAGGCCCCGGCAACGGCAAACAACCGCGTTCCCTGTTGTTGTCCGTCCCGTGTTTTTGTGCCCAGTTGTCGAGGCCATGCCACTTGTGGAATGTTTttacctttcttcttcttagtcTTCTTTTCTAGACACTTTTCGGCTCAATAGCAAGACAGATTGAACAATTCCGACTATACGTGTAGGTCAGGTACACTGAAATTGCTCACCGTTAATAACATGCTCTGCAAAGTTCAACGGCTCATCACCTGTCCAGCGCCCCTTTTGTGTTAAGGGGTTCTAAAAATGGTAGACAACTACCCCCTGTGCATTGACACATTTGTAAATGCTGAACCCTACATTTACTATGAAACGAAATTGGAAATCTAAAAATATCAATCACTGCCAACGCGATTGGAATTCATGTTTAAACAATGTTAGCGGTTTATAGTCGAATCAATATTTGGAAATTGCAAAAATGTTCAGACTACGTGATAATGTTCACGTAATTCCTTGCCAAACTGGAGCTCGCATTACTCTCTCTGATTTAGTGAAAGTGGTTTTGATTTCGGGAAATGTTTTTTGATTGTAAACGCCttttgagaaagaaaatcacGGAGTTTTCCGGTCTAGGGAAGCTCAACAAATGGCCAATggaactactttttttttcaacgtaTGAAAATGTGTCAGACAAATGTTTCATATCCAAAGCTGTATTGTTCCCGAATTTTCGcaccaaattttgtttattcgGTTTATTCTTTCACGCTGCGAGAAAAAAAGTGGTGGCtcgtaaattaataaaattgtaattgaataattaaatctaAAATTAGTTAATTTCATCATTGTGAGATGAAATAGGAAATGACCCAGTTAAGACTTGATCGCTCATCCGCACAGCATGTAATTTTTTCGTAATGTAAAGACTTCTATATACTACTACAGAGAGCGACAGAGAGGCACGTGCAAACTC
This sequence is a window from Daphnia pulicaria isolate SC F1-1A chromosome 7, SC_F0-13Bv2, whole genome shotgun sequence. Protein-coding genes within it:
- the LOC124348927 gene encoding uncharacterized protein LOC124348927; translated protein: MKGWFDAFRHDGGPTLYDRANRTAVTGDVSTITFCVIAITLFVAFLIVLPGMRKERFTTFTSVTISLFVGAVILVTGNGCGWHTGEGQITSSYRAFSNEKIIAKLGIHIGFNHVNVTLRSAGVFNLSDRIDYNERFGWRGPDDMVDGYHKALHKGLPYPILTVAEYLSLNEEGFGWGRTYRQAGYYSCIALWASFAAWLLMNIMLVTVPVYGGYMMLLTGGLMLLSNLIYFINVPSRPLLIRFEDTIISFTYGWCFWLVLAAGLLVSLMGLIITLVEIAYPHKFSTVIELDYDTPYDRHIIIEESHDTKVGKRRSRFEEPIANFGSRIFRRFSKRQNGALGGDNNEMKFGLDNPSMELDPPKSPWRYPHRTFSTGPTRPTSRSESRKSTKSVGFRDVNVYGNTLHPSSAALGPSLDTSEVETLPDVHSMTPEPPIIKTTIAEPIWESEKSSSSESEEEELERVQNIPITTVNFRASASRQNSHESRFSRNSSLRQSHIDRALEDWDEPERPERTSIVSIIKSAFHIAPSPACPSTSTTGGSGASTPMRRISNEEADAIHLDRTGSYKQRSSLATVSAKISAAAEADRSRHSSDDDVHRVDMW